Within the Agromyces atrinae genome, the region ACGAGCTGCTCTGCCAGGTGACCGCCGACCGCTCGGGGCTGCCCGTGCTCGCGGGCCCCGTCGAGGCGACCGCGATCGGCAACGTGCTCGTGCAGGCGCGCGCGCAGGGCTTCGTCGAGGGCGACCTCGAGGCGCTCCGTGCCCTCGTCGCGCAGGCGTTCGCGCCGCGCCGCTTCGCCCCGCGCGCCTGAGGCCGGCGCGCCGCGCGGCGCCGCTCCGCTCCGGTCCGCCCCGCTCCGCTTCGGGCACATCCGCTCCGCTCCGGGCACCGGTTTGTAGGAACTTTCGCGGTGTGTAGGGCGGTCGCGCGCGCCATCCCCTACAGAGCCGCGTTTCCCCTACGAACGCCCGTCCCGCGGCGTCGTTCGCCGGAACTTCGGCGACGCGGAGGAGCGTTTCGCGAGGACCGTCCGTCGCATCGGCGAAGTTCCGGCAAACCGCGAGGGATGACGCGGAGCACGCCACCCGACGCGGTGCACGCCACCCGACCAGAACCGCACCCCGGTTTGTAGGAACTTTCGCGGTGTGTAGGGCGGTGGCGCGCGTCATCCCCTACAGAGCCGCGTTTCCCCTACGAACGCATACCCTGCACCGGCGCACCATCACACCGCCGCGCACCACCACCCGCCCCAACGCCGCCCGGAAAGCCCTTACCCGTGCGCCCCGCCGACCCCTAGGCTGAACCCATGACCGCGTACTCCGCTGCTTTCGACTGGGCCCGCCGCACCGTGACCGAGGGTCGCCTGCCGACCGCCGTGCTCGGCATCGCGACGGCCGAGGGCACGGTCGCGCTCGACGCCTTCGGCGCGACGAGCGGCCGCCCGGCCCGCACCGAAGACCACTACCGGCTGTTCTCGATCACGAAGCCGCTCACCGGCCTCGTCGCCCTGCGCGCGATCGAACGCGGCCTCCTGACCCCCCAGACTCCGCTCACGACGGCGCTGCACGACTTCGGCGCGAACCGTGACGACATCGTGCGCCTCTCGCACCTCGTGAGCCACACGTCGGGCGTGCGCGAGCCCGCGCTCGACGTCGCCGACCTCCGTACCGAGCTGCTGAAGCCGAGCCGAGACTTCGCAGCGGGCGCGGCCTCGCGCTACTCGTCCGTCGCGTTCGACGGCGTCGCGGCGCTCATCGAGCACGCCACAGGCGAGACCTGGGAGGCCGGGCTCGCAGCGCTCGGCGACGACATCGGCGCGACCTTCACGTTCGACGAGTCGACCGATCCGCACACCGTCGTCGACGCCGAGGCGAACGGCCTCGACATCGCGGCGATGGCCCGCCTCCGTCATCCCGGTGCCGGCGCGATCGGACGAGCCGCCGACCTCCTCGCCCTCGGCACGGCGCTGCTCCGCAACGACGGCACCGTCGTGCACCCCGCGACGGCGGCCATGATGCTGCGGCCGCTCACGGGCGACATCCCGCGGCTCGAGCCGTATCCCGCCGAACGCGGTCAGGACTGGGGCTTCGCCTGGAACCTCCGCAGCCGCGCGCCGGGCCTCATCGACCGCGACGTCTTCGGCCACGGCGGATGGTCGGGCACCGAGTTCTGGGTGCACCCGAGCGCGGGCGTCGCCTACGTGCTGCTCACGAACCAGGGCACGCGCCCCGGCGTCGACGCCGACGAGCTCGACAACGCGATCATCGCCGGCCGCTGACGGATGACGCGGGCGCGGCACATCCCGCGCCCGAAGGAACTACGCGAGAACGAGCGCGACGGGACTCTCGGTCACCGCGCGCGACACCTCGGCGAGCGCACCGGTCTCGCGGTCGTACGCGTAGCTCACGATGAGGTCGTCGTCCTGGCTCGCGACGATCACGAAGCGACCGTCGGCGCTCACGATGAACTCTCGCGGCGTGCGCCCCGCGACGGGCGCATCGGCGATGAGGGCGAAGTCGTCCGCGACCCCGAGCGTCGACACGACATCGACGCCGCGGTTCGCGACGAGCACGCGGTCGCCCGAGAAACGTACGGCGGCGGGCTGGCTCGTGCCGACGACCGCCGCCCGCACGGTCTCGCCGACGACGAACGCGTCATCCGCTCGACGCACGCGCGTGACCGTGCCGTCGAGCTCGCCGACGACGACGAACTCGCCGCCGTCCTCCGCGAACGCGAGGTGGCGTGGACCCGACCCGGGGTTGAGTGCGAGGCGCTGCCGTTCGACCACAGCGCCGCCCGCCGAGACCGCGTAGACGAACACGGCGTCGAGGCCGAGGTCGGCGACGAGCACGTTCCCCGTGACGGGGTCGACGACGACCTGGTGGGCGTGCGGGCCCTCCTGCCGATCGCTGTTCGGGCCCGAGCCGGCGTGCTGCACGAGCGCCGAGCGTGCCCCGAGAACAGAGTCGTCGAGCGGGAAGACCGCGATCGACCCGCCGCTGTAGTTCGCTGCGACGACGAACGACTCGTCGGCGGCGAAGGCGACGTGGCACGCATCGGCCCCGCCCGTCGACTGCGTCGCGAGAAGTGTCAGCGCACCCGAAGCCGGGTCGCGGCGGTAGAGGGCGACTGCTCCCCCGGCGACTCCGTCGTACTCGCCGACCTCGAGCGCCGCGGCGACGAGCGTGCCGGCGCGGTTGACGGCGAGGTACGACGGGTTGATCGTCGCCGCGAGCGGCTTCACGTCGCCGAGCTCACCGGTTGCCGGGTCGAACGCCACGTGCGAGATGCCGTAGCCGCGGCCGTCGACGTGCGGCATCCGTTCGGTATAGCTGCCGATGAGAATGTCGTTCGAATGGGCGCCCATGAGAGGGGAGCCTAGCCCGAGTGCGGGAGGATGGAGCGATGAGCGACCGCCTTCTCGTGACCGTGCCCGGCCAGACCCTCTTCGATGCTCTCGGCACTCCGCCCGACGGCGTCGACGTCGTCGTGTGGGACCTCGAGACCCCGCCGCCCGCGGCGCATATCGACATCGTCGTGCCGCCCTATATGGGCCTCGCCGACAAGCTCGGAATCCTCGAGGGCGTCTCGACGGGCCTCGTGCAGGGGCAGTCGATCGGCTACGACGGCATCGCCGGCATCCTGCCCGCCGGTCATGTCTATGCGAACGCGTCGAGCGTGCACGAGACGTCGACCGCCGAGCTCACGCTCGCCCTCATCCTCGCCGTGCAGCGCGGCATCCCCGGCTTCGTGCGCGCGGGCGACGCGGGCGAATGGCGACCGTCGCGGCACGCGAGCCTCGCCGACCGCACCGTGCTCCTCGTCGGCGTCGGCGGTGTCGGCAACGCGATCGAAGACCGCCTCCTGCCGTTCGAGACGAACGTCGTGCGCTCCGGTCGCACCGCGCGCGACGACGAGCGCGGCCACGTGCACGCCTTCGACGAACTGCCCGAGCTGCTTCCGACAGCTGACATCGTCGTCATCGGCGTGCCGCTCTCGCCCGAGACGCGCGGCATGGTCGACGCCGAGTTCCTCGCGGCGATGCCCGACGGCGCCCTGCTCGTGAACATCGCGCGCGGGCCCGTCGTCGACACCGACGCACTCCTCGCCGAGCTCACCTCGGGTCGCCTGCGCGCCGCCCTCGACGTCACCGACCCCGAACCGCTGCCGACCGGCCACCCCCTGTGGAGCGCGCCGAACCTGCTCATCAGCCCCCACGTGGGCGGCGATTCGAACGCGATGATGCCCCGCATGGCGGCGCTTCTGCGCTCGCAGATCGAGCTCATGCTCGCGGGCGACGAGCCCCGCAACGTCGTCGTCACGACGTGACGCCCGGCCGCTCGGCGCCACACGGCGAAACTCCCCGCCCGCAGATGTTCCGCGGCGGCGCGGCGTGCCTTACGGTCGCAGTATGAACAGCACGTTGGCGCTCGTCTCCGAGTGGATCTCGGGGCAGCGCTGGTTCGCCGGCAAAGGGCGGCATCCGTCGCTTCGCCTGCTCGGCGAGTGGGAGCTGCCGGGCGTCACCGAGCCGGGTGTCAGCGCGTCGTCGCTGCTCGTGATGGATGACGCACCCGAGCCCGCGGTGCTCTACCAGATTCCCGTCGTGCGCCGGCCGTCGCCTCTCTTCGGCTCACGTGTCATCGGCCAGCTGCACTCGGGCGAGTTCCTCATCGACGGCGTCCACGACCCCGTCTGGACGTACGCGCTCATCAGCATGATCCTCGGCGAGCGCGATGCGATCCCGCTCGGCGTCGCCGCCACCGGTCGGCACTCGCCGGCCGACGAGGGACGCCCGATCCCCCGGCCTGAGGATGTCACGGCGCACGTCCTCGCCGGAGAGCAGTCGAACACGTCGATCATCTTCGAGTTCGCGACGGGCGTTCCCGTCATCGCCAAGGTCTACCGACAGTTGCACCATGGCGACAACCCCGACGTCGTGCTGCAGTCGGCGCTCGCCGAGGCGGGTTCCCCGCACGTGCCGCTCAGCGTCGGAGACATCCGCGGCGAGTGGGATGACGTCGGCCGGGCATCGGGACGAGCCGACGGTCACCTCGTGTTCGCGCAGGAGTTCCTCGACGGAGCGCCCGACGCATGGCGCGTCGCGCTCGTCGCCGCCGAAAGCGAGGTCGACTTCGTCGACAGTGCGCGCAGCCTCGGTGCGACGACGGCTCTCGTGCACCAGACCCTCGCGCGCGTGCTCCCCACCCGCCGACCCGATGCCGTTGATCTCGAGGAGCGCGCCGCGCTCTGGGCGCGGCGTCTCGACGCGTGCGTCGCCGAGGTACCGGCTCTCGGCGAGTACCGGGCCGGAATCGAGCGGGTGCACGCCGCGGCGGTGCGCGTGCCCTGGTCGGACCTGCAGCGCATCCACGGCGACTACCACCTGGGCCAGGTGCTCTTCGCCCCCGACCGCGGCTGGGTGCTCCTCGACTTCGAGGGCGAGCCGCTGCGGCCCATGACCGAACGCGACCAGCCCGACCTCGTGCACCGCGACGTCGCCGGCATGCTGCGTTCGTTCGACTACGTCGCCGGTTCTCTCGCGCTGACGTCGGCATCCCACTCGGCGCCGCACCTGCGGCAGTGGGCGAGCCGAGCGCGCAAGGCGTTCCTCGACGGATACATCCGCGTCTCGGGCAACGACCTGCGGGCGAACCGCGTGCTCCTCGACGCGTTCGAGCTCGATAAGGCGATCTACGAAGCGGTCTATGAGCACCGCAATCGCCCCGATTGGGAGTCGATCCCCCTCGGCGGCGTCGCGCGACTGCTCTCGCACGGCCGCATCAGCGTTCCGCGCACGTAGCGGCGCGGCGTCACTAATCGGGCAGCGCCGCGCAGCGGAGCCGGGCAGCCGACACCGCGCCGCCGAGCGCACCAGCACCCGACGGCCCGAACGGCTCAGCTCAGGGTGCTCGAATCGATGACGAAGCGGTACCGCACGTCGGAGGCGAGCACGCGCTCGTAGGCCTCGTTGATCTGGCTCGCGTCGATGACCTCGACCTCGGGTGCGATGCCGTGCTCGGCGCAGAAGTCGAGCACCGCCTGCGTCTCGGCGATGCTGCCGATGCCCGAGCCCGCGAACGAGCGGCGGTTGCCGAAGAGCGTGAAGATGTGCACGGGCAGCGCCTCGGGCGGAGCCCCGACGTTGACCATCGTGCCGTCGAGCGCGAGGAGCGACAGGTACGCGTCGAGGTCGATCGGCGCGCTCACGGTGTTGACGATGAGGTCGAACGAGCTCGCGAGCGTCGAGAACGTCTCGGGGTCGCTCGTCGCGAAGTAGGCTTCGGCGCCGAATCGGCGACCGTCGTCCGCCTTGCTGAGCGTCTGCGAGAGCACCGTCACGTGGGCACCCATCGCGTGGGCGATCTTCACGGCCATGTGGCCGAGGCCGCCGAGACCGACGACGGCGACGCGCGAGCCCGGGCCGACCTTCCAGTGCACGAGCGGCGAGTAGGTCGTCACTCCCGCGCAGAGGATCGGGGCTGCAGCCTCGTAGGGGATGGCCTCGGGAACCTTCACGACGAAGTCTTCGACGACGACCACGTGGGTCGAGTAGCCGCCCTGCGTGATGATGCCGTCGAGGTCGGTCGCGGCGTAGGTGCCGATGTTGCCCTTCAGGCAGTACTGCTCAGCACCGGCGAGGCAGTTGGCGCACTCGCGGCACGAGTTGACCATGCAGCCGACGCCCACCCGGTCGCCGACCGCGTGCAGGGTGACCTCCGAGCCGACATCCGTCACGACACCGACGATCTCGTGACCGACGACGAGCGGGTACGCGACGGGGCCCCATTCACCGCGCACGGTGTGGATGTCGGAGTGGCAGATGCCCGCGTAGGCGATCTCGATGAGGACGTCGCGGGGGCCGACGTCCCGTCGTTCGATCGTCGTCGGGATGAGCGGTTCGGTGGCCGATGGCGCGGCGTAGGCGTTGACAGTCTTCATGGGTGTCCTCGGGAGTTCAGGGCCGGCGGATCACGGCCTCCGAACTCTAGTCGACCACGCCGACAGCACCGGTTCCAGGCACTGTCAGTGCCCCCTCTCGGATGGGGGCGCTATCGTGTAGCTCCTCCGACGCAGAGGCGACACCCGTCCGGTCGGAAGACAGCACATGGAGGAGAACCCGATGAGCCACATCCTGATGATCGTGACGGGAGCGAACTCGCTCACCCTCGCCGACGGCACCGAGCACCCGACGGGGTTCTGGGCCGAGGAACTCGTCGTCGCACACCGCGACCTGACGCGCGCGGGCCACACGATCACACTCGCGACGCCCGGAGGCGTGCGCCCCACGGTCGACGCGGGAAGCCTCGCCGAGAGCACAGCCGGGGAGAAGACCGCCGAGCTCACGAGCTACCTCGTGTCGATCGACGATGTGCTCGCCGTGCCGACCGTGCTCGCCGACGTGCACCCGGGCGGCTTCGACGCCGTCGTGATCCCCGGCGGTCACGGCCCCATGACCGACCTCGCCTTCGACGACGTCACCGCGAGCATCCTGAAGGCGGCGGATGACGCGGGAACCATCATCGCTCCGTTCTGCCACGGGCCCGCGGCGCTGCTGTCGACCCGCACCGACTCCGGTTTCACCTTCGCTGGCCGTCGACTCACGGTCTTCACCGACGACGAGGAGCGCCAGGGCGGCACGGGCGAGAACACCCCGTGGTTCGTCGAGGACGAATTGCGGAAGGCCGGCGCGATCATCCAGTCGGGCCCCGCGTGGTCGAGTCACGTCGTCATCGACGGCAACCTCATCTCGGGCCAGAACCCGCAGTCGAGCGCAGCCGTGACGGCTGCCGTCGTGGAGGCTCTCGCCGCGCGGGGATAGGTCTCCTCGCGTCATCCGCCGCTCCTCCCCCTCTCCTTTCCCGCCCCCTCGCGGCGGCGGATAAGGAGATCACGGGGCGCGCACGGCGCGGCGGATGACGCAGGGCGGCATGTCGGGCCCGATCTCCTTATCCGTCGAACCCTTCTCACGCGGCGCACGCTGCGTCACACGCGTGTTCCGCCGAGTCGACCGCGGGCAACCCGGCATAGCCAACGGCGACCGCGAGTGGTTGCATGAGCGCATGAGCGAGACGACAGCCTCCGGCATCCACCCGGGCGAACCCCACCGCGGCGACCTCTCGGGGCGCCTGAACTGGCTCCGAGCCGGGGTGCTCGGTGCGAACGACGGCATCGTGTCGGTCGCTTCGCTCGTCGTCGGTGTCGCCGGCGCGACGGCCGAATCGGCACCGATCCTGGCGGCCGGAATCGCGGGCCTCGTCGGAGGCGCCATCTCGATGGCGCTCGGCGAGTACGTCTCGGTGAGCAGCCAGAGCGACAGCCAGCGCGCACTCATCGCGAAGGAGAAGCGCGAACTCGACGAGATGCCCGAGATCGAACTCGCCGAGTTGGCCGGGCTCTACGAGGCGAAGGGGCTGACTCCCGACACCGCACGACAGGTCGCCGCCGAGCTCACCGCGCACGACGCGCTCGCCGCGCACCTCGAGACAGAGCTCGGCATCACCGAGGACAGCGTCGTCAGCCCTCTCGCCGCCGCGGGCGCGTCGGCCCTCGCATTCACCGTCGGTGCGCTGCTGCCGCTGCTCGCGATCCTGCTCCCACCGGCCGACGTGCGGGTTCCGGTGACGTTCGTCGTCGTGCTGCTCGCCCTCGCGGCGACGGGCTACACGAGCGCGAGGATCGGCGGTAGTCCGCCACTGCGTTCGACCCTTCGCGTCGTCATCGGCGGTGCGCTCGCACTCGTCGCGACCTTCGCGATCGGATCGCTACTCGGAGTGTCGGGCGTCGTCTGACGGTGCCGCGGGCTCGCGGCGCAGGGCGGCGGATAAGGAGATCGTGGGGCACACGCGGCGCGGCGGATGACGCAGGGCGGCGTGTCGGGCCGGATCTCCTTATCCGTCAGCCATCTGCGATCTGGCGCGCGCGCGTCATCCCGCACCCGTCGATGCGCGAGCCGCGTGCGCGGATGCTGCGAATCACGGCGACACGCGGTGCGGCGGATGACGCGGGCGGGGTGTCATCCGTTTTCGCAGCATCCGTGCACAGGGTGACGCACACTTGACACCCTTACTAGATAGACAGACAATCTAGTTATGGAGACAGAACAGCCGGAGGGCGCGGCCGCGTGGCCGAGCGACTGGATGCGGGCGATGCTCGGCGCTTTCACCCTGCGCGCGCTCGAGCGCGGGCCGTCGTACGGCTACGCGATCATCACCGACCTCGAGGCGAACGGGCTGGGCACCGTCAAGGGCGGCACGCTCTACCCGCTGCTGACCCGGTATGAGTCGGCCGGCCTCGTCACGGTCGAGTGGCGCCCCGGCGAAGCGGGCCCCGGGCGCAAGTACTTCGCGCTCACCGACCTCGGGCGGCGCGAACTCGATCGAGTGCGAGACGAATGGTCGCGCTTCAGCACGACCAGCAACGACTACCTGACCCGACGCGAGCAGTGAGGACGACTGTCATGAAGACCACGATGAACAACGACACCTGGATCGACCTCTTCACCCTCGAACTACGCATGCGGCGTGTGCCCGGCGCGGTGATCGGCGATGCCGTCGCGAGCGTGCGCGAGCTGATGGCCGACTCGGGGCAGAGCGCCGAGGAGGAGTTCGGCCCCGCCCGGCAGTACGCGGCCTCACTCGCACTACCGGTGATGGGCATTCGGCAGCAGGCGCTGAAGACCGTGTTCCTCCCGGTGCTCGGGCTCTTCGCGTTCCTCGTCTTCTCGCTCGCGAGCACGGCGTTCTTCAACGACGACCTCCTGCTGCTGTCGGTGCCGCAGGCGCTCCTTCTCGCGGTTCCGATCCTGCTGACGGTGATGTTCTCGTTCTATCCGCGATCGGTGCTCCGGCTGCGATGGTTCCCCGTGATCCTCGTGCTCGTCGCGGGTGGCTCGGGCGCACTGGCGACACTCTTCTCACCGTCATCCCCCGCCGACGCCTGGCTGGTGATCTCGGCGCTCCCACTCATGATCGGCACGCTGAGCGCGCTCGTCGTGATGTCGATCGTGGGAACCATCGTGACCCTCCGAAGCCGAGACGCCGACGAGATCGTCGAGCCGCTCGAGGCACGCGACGACGCCCGACCGCGCGGCCGCCGCCTCGCGTTCCTCATCGTGACCGATTGGCTCTTTGTGATTCTCACCTTCGTCATCTTCGCGATGACCTGGGTTCTGAGCAGCCTTCGCCCGTAACGCGACGCGCGGGTTGCCGCTCTACGTCACGATCGCGTCGGTCGACGGAAACTCGGCGAAGCTACCGTCAGGTTCCGTCGGAGCAAGTTCGAGGTAGCTAAGGCGATCGTCGTCGATGAAGAGCATCAGCATCGCTCCCTCTGACCACGCGTCGAGCACCACCCGCCGTTACGCTGAGCGCGGGGTCGCGCCCGCGGCATCCGTGAGCTCGATGGTGGGACAGGTGCCGCACCCGCAGGCATCCCCTGCCCACGTGCCGGCGGCCTGCGTGAGCCAACGGGCGCGATCAGCACTCGTGACCGGCCCATCGTTCGTCGTTCCCCAACCGATCAGCGCCTCGAGCGCGCCGCGCTCGCGCGGGGTGAGCGCTCGGGGTGTGACGGTGTCCACCGTGCAAGCCTACGTTCGCACCTCGTGCGACACGGCACCGGCCGCGGCCCGGCCGTGGCCCGGCTGCGGCGAAACATCCGTTCACAAAACCGCTCCGGGAACACCGGATTACTAGGTTGAGACGAACCACCCGAAAGGACTACTCATGGCCCACCTCGTCGTCTTCGACTTCCCTTCCGCCGGCCCCTTCGGGGGCGACGCCGCCGCTGCCTTCGGCGAACTCGCGCTCGACATCGCGCAGCAGGAGGGCATCATCTGGAAGGTCTGGACCGAGGATGCAGCGGCCGGCACCGCCGGCGGCGTCTACCTGTTCACCGACCGGGCGGCGGCCGACCGCTACGTCGAGTTCCACACGGGTCGCCTGCAGTCGTTCGGCATCGACGGCATCACGGCCACCCACCACGGCGTCAATGAAGACCTCTCGCTGATCACTCACGCCGCGCTCTCGCGCGACTGAGCCCGGGCGGCGAAGAGGCTGTGACTCTCAGCTCTTAGGCCGCGGCGACCAGCACTACCGCAACAAGGGCAGCTATCGCCGAGAAGGACGTCGTCCATGTGCGCGCTGTGTTCATCAGCGTCCAGGGCTTCTCGAACTGGGCACGCGCCTCTGCAAGTTGAGCTGCATCATGGATATCACCGAGGGCGATGAGGCGGTTGTTCATCGGCACGTTGATACCCAGCGTGAGCACAAGAGTCACCCCATAGAGCACAAGGCTCAGGAGGGTCAGTACCAGCACGAGCCATCCGTCGAACGCGAAGAACTGCACAATCGTCGCAGCGAGAAGAGCCGCAGGCCCGATGTTCGACAAAGCCATGAAGACGGGATTGTGAACGGCCTCGTTGATGTGCTGATTGGCGGAGACAAAAACGCGGTCGTCGGCGTGCCGCAGTCCGGGCATCACCGAGTTG harbors:
- a CDS encoding PadR family transcriptional regulator, whose translation is METEQPEGAAAWPSDWMRAMLGAFTLRALERGPSYGYAIITDLEANGLGTVKGGTLYPLLTRYESAGLVTVEWRPGEAGPGRKYFALTDLGRRELDRVRDEWSRFSTTSNDYLTRREQ
- a CDS encoding anthrone oxygenase family protein, coding for MSIATLVLLAAATLSIGLVAGYVLGYANSVMPGLRHADDRVFVSANQHINEAVHNPVFMALSNIGPAALLAATIVQFFAFDGWLVLVLTLLSLVLYGVTLVLTLGINVPMNNRLIALGDIHDAAQLAEARAQFEKPWTLMNTARTWTTSFSAIAALVAVVLVAAA
- a CDS encoding lactonase family protein, giving the protein MGAHSNDILIGSYTERMPHVDGRGYGISHVAFDPATGELGDVKPLAATINPSYLAVNRAGTLVAAALEVGEYDGVAGGAVALYRRDPASGALTLLATQSTGGADACHVAFAADESFVVAANYSGGSIAVFPLDDSVLGARSALVQHAGSGPNSDRQEGPHAHQVVVDPVTGNVLVADLGLDAVFVYAVSAGGAVVERQRLALNPGSGPRHLAFAEDGGEFVVVGELDGTVTRVRRADDAFVVGETVRAAVVGTSQPAAVRFSGDRVLVANRGVDVVSTLGVADDFALIADAPVAGRTPREFIVSADGRFVIVASQDDDLIVSYAYDRETGALAEVSRAVTESPVALVLA
- a CDS encoding serine hydrolase domain-containing protein, which produces MTAYSAAFDWARRTVTEGRLPTAVLGIATAEGTVALDAFGATSGRPARTEDHYRLFSITKPLTGLVALRAIERGLLTPQTPLTTALHDFGANRDDIVRLSHLVSHTSGVREPALDVADLRTELLKPSRDFAAGAASRYSSVAFDGVAALIEHATGETWEAGLAALGDDIGATFTFDESTDPHTVVDAEANGLDIAAMARLRHPGAGAIGRAADLLALGTALLRNDGTVVHPATAAMMLRPLTGDIPRLEPYPAERGQDWGFAWNLRSRAPGLIDRDVFGHGGWSGTEFWVHPSAGVAYVLLTNQGTRPGVDADELDNAIIAGR
- a CDS encoding VIT1/CCC1 transporter family protein, whose protein sequence is MSETTASGIHPGEPHRGDLSGRLNWLRAGVLGANDGIVSVASLVVGVAGATAESAPILAAGIAGLVGGAISMALGEYVSVSSQSDSQRALIAKEKRELDEMPEIELAELAGLYEAKGLTPDTARQVAAELTAHDALAAHLETELGITEDSVVSPLAAAGASALAFTVGALLPLLAILLPPADVRVPVTFVVVLLALAATGYTSARIGGSPPLRSTLRVVIGGALALVATFAIGSLLGVSGVV
- a CDS encoding type 1 glutamine amidotransferase domain-containing protein; the encoded protein is MSHILMIVTGANSLTLADGTEHPTGFWAEELVVAHRDLTRAGHTITLATPGGVRPTVDAGSLAESTAGEKTAELTSYLVSIDDVLAVPTVLADVHPGGFDAVVIPGGHGPMTDLAFDDVTASILKAADDAGTIIAPFCHGPAALLSTRTDSGFTFAGRRLTVFTDDEERQGGTGENTPWFVEDELRKAGAIIQSGPAWSSHVVIDGNLISGQNPQSSAAVTAAVVEALAARG
- a CDS encoding monooxygenase — protein: MAHLVVFDFPSAGPFGGDAAAAFGELALDIAQQEGIIWKVWTEDAAAGTAGGVYLFTDRAAADRYVEFHTGRLQSFGIDGITATHHGVNEDLSLITHAALSRD
- a CDS encoding NAD(P)-dependent alcohol dehydrogenase, with the protein product MKTVNAYAAPSATEPLIPTTIERRDVGPRDVLIEIAYAGICHSDIHTVRGEWGPVAYPLVVGHEIVGVVTDVGSEVTLHAVGDRVGVGCMVNSCRECANCLAGAEQYCLKGNIGTYAATDLDGIITQGGYSTHVVVVEDFVVKVPEAIPYEAAAPILCAGVTTYSPLVHWKVGPGSRVAVVGLGGLGHMAVKIAHAMGAHVTVLSQTLSKADDGRRFGAEAYFATSDPETFSTLASSFDLIVNTVSAPIDLDAYLSLLALDGTMVNVGAPPEALPVHIFTLFGNRRSFAGSGIGSIAETQAVLDFCAEHGIAPEVEVIDASQINEAYERVLASDVRYRFVIDSSTLS
- a CDS encoding 2-hydroxyacid dehydrogenase, whose amino-acid sequence is MSDRLLVTVPGQTLFDALGTPPDGVDVVVWDLETPPPAAHIDIVVPPYMGLADKLGILEGVSTGLVQGQSIGYDGIAGILPAGHVYANASSVHETSTAELTLALILAVQRGIPGFVRAGDAGEWRPSRHASLADRTVLLVGVGGVGNAIEDRLLPFETNVVRSGRTARDDERGHVHAFDELPELLPTADIVVIGVPLSPETRGMVDAEFLAAMPDGALLVNIARGPVVDTDALLAELTSGRLRAALDVTDPEPLPTGHPLWSAPNLLISPHVGGDSNAMMPRMAALLRSQIELMLAGDEPRNVVVTT
- a CDS encoding maltokinase N-terminal cap-like domain-containing protein, with amino-acid sequence MNSTLALVSEWISGQRWFAGKGRHPSLRLLGEWELPGVTEPGVSASSLLVMDDAPEPAVLYQIPVVRRPSPLFGSRVIGQLHSGEFLIDGVHDPVWTYALISMILGERDAIPLGVAATGRHSPADEGRPIPRPEDVTAHVLAGEQSNTSIIFEFATGVPVIAKVYRQLHHGDNPDVVLQSALAEAGSPHVPLSVGDIRGEWDDVGRASGRADGHLVFAQEFLDGAPDAWRVALVAAESEVDFVDSARSLGATTALVHQTLARVLPTRRPDAVDLEERAALWARRLDACVAEVPALGEYRAGIERVHAAAVRVPWSDLQRIHGDYHLGQVLFAPDRGWVLLDFEGEPLRPMTERDQPDLVHRDVAGMLRSFDYVAGSLALTSASHSAPHLRQWASRARKAFLDGYIRVSGNDLRANRVLLDAFELDKAIYEAVYEHRNRPDWESIPLGGVARLLSHGRISVPRT